The following are encoded together in the Proteiniphilum saccharofermentans genome:
- a CDS encoding family 16 glycoside hydrolase: MKHIQLLILCLGLLITSGIQAQLPEGRTKATVIADALAQLPADTPHKYNQVIADLVSTGEEGLLDLIGRMNPPGNQSNESLDYAISGWTHFVANDDTDRSIAAGAFEKALNQPLDKEVKAFLIRQLRTIATDDNVDVLSTFLRDEYLSDPAAQALVSIGTEKAGNALLAALTASNDEKIRLNLANAIGQSGYQKAEPALLGLLNQNPSEAMRKVLLNALGNMGSTESLKVLRNAAENAGYAYRKDNATASYISLLGRLNSTGPKLVKKEAEKLLATGKKLGKQDIRIAATKLILTQPTVKKEDVLKNAIKDGDITYLSGVLSLYPFQDDRKSTELVQTTLASTKSPEVQTVLIYWLGNHNIKASIPQIARLARSSGSMVQKAATLSLARLGGKEALIALASLLKSSNDETVTLAKDALSAYNGDISYTLASVFEDSSDTGKTAILELIANRKMENQYNLVYNQMFSSNTTVKTAAANTLRDVSTDKNLSDLFTLLEREDVTYVPAIQQAINAALSHLPVERQLPLVTERMKNSPNKHLYYTALANNESRQAMDIITNAYATATGAEKEAAFDALTHWKSFHVIYPLLDIARNSKDKRELEKVTDALVSVIRNSGQTGAVKYLYLRETMQFAQTDKQKKDILRLIGNTGQYQALLYVAPYMDESTLKETAAVAAMNIAINEPSFAGTETTRILDKVSKTLSNPDADYQRQSIVKYLAENPTEGGFVSLFNGKNLDGWKGLVENPIKRAKMSQRELAAAQAKADKEAARDWKVEDGNIIFDGTGYNNLCTDKQYGDFEMLIDWKLYPGPEPDAGIYLRGTPQVQVWDTARTNVGAEVGSGGLYNNQQNPSKPLKVADQKVGEWNTFLIRMIGERVSVWLNGELVTDNVILENFWDRTQPIFPVEQIELQAHGSKVAYRDIFIKEIPRPEPFKLSSEEEKEGFRILFDGTNLDQWTGNKKDYAVESGNIVLHPSKGSGGNLYTKDQFDNFVFRFEFMLTPGANNGLGIRAPLEGDAAYQGMELQILDNDAPIYEKLAIYQYHGSVYGVIPAKRGFLKPVGEWNYQEVIANGDHIKVILNGTTILDGNIREASKNGTIDKREHPGLLNKTGHIGFLGHGSKVKFRNIRIKELQ; this comes from the coding sequence ATGAAACATATACAATTACTTATACTCTGCCTGGGCCTGCTTATTACAAGCGGCATCCAGGCCCAATTGCCGGAAGGAAGGACAAAAGCTACCGTCATTGCCGACGCATTGGCCCAACTGCCGGCCGATACGCCTCACAAATACAATCAGGTAATAGCCGATCTGGTATCTACCGGCGAGGAGGGTTTACTTGATCTGATCGGCAGGATGAACCCTCCCGGAAATCAAAGCAACGAATCCCTCGATTACGCCATCAGCGGATGGACCCATTTCGTGGCAAACGATGATACTGACCGCAGCATTGCGGCAGGAGCCTTTGAAAAAGCTCTCAACCAGCCATTGGACAAGGAAGTAAAAGCATTCCTGATCCGTCAACTCAGAACAATTGCCACAGACGACAATGTAGATGTGCTGTCTACTTTCCTCAGGGATGAATATCTATCCGACCCCGCTGCACAGGCATTAGTCTCTATCGGAACGGAAAAAGCCGGTAATGCATTGCTGGCCGCCCTTACGGCTTCAAATGATGAAAAAATCAGATTGAACCTGGCAAACGCTATCGGACAATCCGGTTACCAGAAGGCAGAACCGGCCTTGTTGGGTCTCCTTAATCAAAATCCGTCGGAAGCGATGCGGAAAGTACTACTCAATGCCTTGGGGAATATGGGTAGTACAGAATCCCTCAAGGTATTACGCAATGCTGCAGAGAATGCCGGTTATGCATACCGGAAAGATAATGCTACCGCTTCGTACATCTCCCTGCTCGGCAGACTGAATAGCACCGGACCTAAACTGGTGAAAAAGGAGGCGGAAAAATTGCTGGCCACAGGCAAAAAACTTGGCAAGCAGGATATCCGGATCGCGGCAACCAAACTGATACTGACCCAACCAACAGTAAAAAAAGAGGATGTCCTGAAAAATGCCATCAAGGATGGGGATATTACCTACCTTTCAGGAGTACTTAGTCTTTATCCGTTCCAGGATGACAGGAAATCGACTGAACTGGTACAGACAACACTTGCTTCTACCAAGTCACCGGAAGTGCAGACTGTACTTATCTACTGGCTTGGCAATCACAATATAAAAGCATCTATTCCACAGATTGCCCGCCTTGCCCGCTCTTCCGGCAGTATGGTGCAGAAGGCAGCCACACTGTCTCTGGCCAGACTTGGCGGTAAAGAAGCACTTATTGCACTGGCTTCTCTCCTTAAAAGCAGCAATGATGAAACTGTCACATTGGCAAAAGATGCCTTGTCTGCTTATAACGGGGATATTTCCTACACACTTGCTTCCGTTTTTGAGGACAGCAGTGATACAGGAAAGACGGCGATACTGGAACTTATCGCCAACCGGAAAATGGAAAATCAGTATAATTTGGTTTACAACCAGATGTTCAGCAGCAATACTACCGTAAAGACCGCTGCGGCCAATACGCTGAGAGATGTGTCTACCGACAAGAACCTGTCCGACTTGTTTACCTTGCTTGAGCGGGAAGATGTTACATATGTTCCCGCCATACAACAGGCAATCAACGCGGCACTGAGCCATTTGCCCGTAGAAAGACAACTCCCGCTGGTAACGGAAAGGATGAAAAATTCCCCCAACAAACATCTCTATTATACTGCGTTGGCAAACAATGAATCCCGGCAGGCAATGGATATCATTACCAATGCTTATGCTACGGCAACAGGAGCAGAGAAAGAGGCTGCATTCGATGCGCTTACCCATTGGAAATCCTTCCACGTAATCTACCCATTGCTGGATATTGCGCGTAACAGTAAAGACAAACGTGAGTTGGAAAAGGTGACGGATGCACTGGTCTCGGTTATCCGTAACTCCGGACAGACCGGAGCTGTCAAATACCTTTATCTCCGTGAGACAATGCAGTTTGCCCAAACCGACAAGCAGAAGAAAGACATACTTCGGCTGATCGGCAATACAGGTCAATACCAGGCATTACTCTATGTTGCGCCTTACATGGATGAATCCACACTGAAAGAAACAGCTGCAGTGGCCGCAATGAATATAGCCATCAATGAACCTTCATTCGCCGGTACGGAAACGACAAGGATCCTGGATAAGGTCAGCAAGACGCTCTCTAATCCCGATGCTGATTACCAGCGGCAATCCATTGTCAAATACCTGGCAGAGAATCCCACCGAAGGAGGGTTTGTGTCACTCTTCAATGGCAAGAACCTGGACGGCTGGAAAGGCTTGGTAGAAAATCCCATCAAACGGGCGAAGATGAGTCAGAGGGAGCTGGCTGCCGCACAAGCGAAAGCAGACAAGGAAGCGGCTAGAGACTGGAAGGTTGAAGACGGCAATATCATTTTCGACGGGACAGGCTACAATAACCTCTGTACGGACAAACAATATGGTGATTTTGAAATGCTGATAGACTGGAAACTCTATCCCGGCCCCGAACCCGATGCAGGGATTTATTTACGCGGAACGCCACAGGTACAGGTATGGGATACTGCGCGCACGAACGTGGGCGCAGAAGTAGGATCAGGTGGATTATACAATAACCAGCAAAACCCGAGTAAACCGCTCAAGGTGGCTGACCAAAAGGTAGGGGAATGGAATACTTTCCTTATCCGGATGATCGGAGAACGTGTATCGGTCTGGTTGAACGGAGAACTGGTGACCGATAACGTGATCCTGGAGAACTTCTGGGACAGGACCCAGCCTATTTTTCCGGTGGAACAGATTGAGTTGCAGGCGCATGGCAGTAAAGTGGCCTACCGCGACATTTTCATCAAGGAAATACCTCGTCCTGAACCGTTCAAATTATCATCTGAAGAGGAAAAAGAAGGATTTCGCATCCTCTTCGACGGAACAAACCTCGACCAGTGGACAGGAAACAAAAAGGATTATGCAGTAGAAAGCGGCAACATTGTGCTACATCCCAGCAAAGGATCAGGGGGTAATCTCTATACCAAAGACCAGTTCGACAATTTTGTCTTCCGTTTCGAATTCATGCTTACGCCCGGCGCCAACAACGGTTTAGGCATCCGCGCACCGCTGGAGGGGGATGCTGCTTACCAAGGGATGGAATTGCAAATTCTGGATAATGATGCGCCTATATATGAGAAACTGGCAATATACCAGTATCACGGATCGGTCTATGGTGTAATCCCTGCGAAAAGGGGATTCCTCAAGCCGGTTGGTGAATGGAACTATCAGGAAGTGATTGCTAATGGCGATCATATCAAAGTGATACTTAACGGAACGACCATCCTCGACGGCAATATCCGCGAAGCGTCCAAAAACGGAACGATAGATAAACGTGAACACCCCGGATTACTCAATAAGACCGGCCATATAGGTTTTCTGGGACATGGTTCAAAAGTGAAGTTCAGGAATATCCGTATCAAGGAACTGCAATAA